CTTTACTGACCTTGTTCAAATATATAAGAAAATAGTATTCTCATGCAGTTCTCATAGCTATTCAAGAATATGAGACGGTTCATCTGAAAAATTCTCCTAAGTTAATTAGAATTACATGTTGTGCCTTTCTTTTTATCTCCAATCATGTACATACTTAGGTACTCCAACGTTAAGCCTATGAGATTTTTTTCTACATAGAGTGGcgcacagcagcagcagccaccGCAACTGTGTTCAGAGGTTCAGCACGTTCTCTATCTTCAATTTGTGAAAGGGCTGATTACAAGAGCACATCCAGAGGATGGGTTTATGGTGCCCTTTCCATTCCTGCTGCAGGTCAGTGATTGTATGTAATCAGCTGGATTTCCTCTCATTTAATGTTCTCCCTTATGTAGCTGATTCAACCTAATAATGGTACTTTCCTTGGTCTTGTTCTGTGTGCATtttcttcattttgcttcatatatCATATTGTTGTTTTCTGAGAACTACTTTTTAAACGTACTCTAGCCAACTTTTTACTAGAattttcttctttggttgatTGGTTCTGCATGGGAGTTATATCATATGGGTTTGGGCAAACATGAGATCTTTGTATTTTGTATTTCAGTTTTTTTCTCGAGGAAGTGGTATGTTACAGCTTCTTCTTTTGTCCTACATAGCTACTTATAGTTGTCCGTGTGACTGATGTTTGTACATTCAAATTTCTTTCATTGCAGTATACATGCTACAAGATCATCAGTTACATGCAGCAGAGGTACAATCTTCAGACAGAAATTTCTCAGCTAATGTTTCTATTCTGTAGCTTGGCATTACTAATCATGGTTTTTTATATGCTTAAGCTGGAGAGAACATTCATTGCAATAAAGCCTGATGGAGTGCAAAGAGGGCTGGTACGTTGTTTTTCAGATATGGCTTAGATCTGTACAAGATAAAGACTACTGTATCTAACTTTTGCAGCCAATGTTTCACTTATTTGTTGAGTTCGAATATTGCACTAGATTTCTATTAGTTGTACTACATTTTCTATTTTTAGTGTATATCATCCTGATCTTTCAAGGAACACAATATGTCTTGTATTATAAGTAGGGAAATACCACAGTGTTTGAGGACACCAATCTTTCCATAAGAATGTTGGCTCAAAAACAACTTGAAGTTATAAAACTGCTGGGAAGAATATTGTTGATGGAAGAAAAATACAACAGTGGAATTTACTATACAAGAATTAATCCTACAAGTTAGAGCTTTGTGCATCTTCCATCAGTTAAATGTATGTACCAACCTCTAGGTTTGTGATATATCTTCAGCAGAACAGTGTACAACCTTTTTGTAGATGTTTGAATAAGTTTGATAGTACAATGTTTCTCCAACCAACCTgattgttaaaaaaaattttatctTTCATTTGCTAATACAAGTATGTTAATTCTTAATTGTTGATATGAGTTTATTAGTTGTACACATCAAAGTTCTTTCTCCGCCAGGAATATTATACTCTATTCTAATGCACTGCTAATCACTTTCTGTTTGTATGATCTATGAGATTATTTTCTGATTGGGTTTCTCTTCCCTCTTGTGCATAGATATTGTAGTATACCTGATCAGTGTTTATTCTTCAGATTGCAGAGATTATATCCCGTTTTGAGCGCAAAGGATTTAAGCTTGTGGCAATCAAGATTGTGGTTCCTTCCAAGGAATTTGCAGAGAAACACTACTATGATCTTAAAGAAAGACCTTTCTTTAATGGCCTTTGTGACTTTCTTAGCTCAGGTCCCGTGATTGCTATGGTAAGATAATATAAGTGATGTTATTTCCCTTAGACAAAGGTTTGGAAACTAAGTTTATTTCACTATTAATTAAATTGTAGGTTTGGGAAGGGGAGGGAGTCATAAAATATGGTCGAAAACTAATTGGTGCTACTGATCCACAAAAATCTGAACCTGGCACAATCAGAGGTGATCTTGCTGTTGTTGTTGGAAGGTACGTCTTACAAACGCCTTTTATCTGCTTCTCATCTGAGACCCTTTGTGATATAAGCACTTCCATGGCTTATAGCCAAAATGAAGAGGTAATAATAATTTGTAGTTAGTGTACAGATATCCTATTTTATTAGTTCATTTTTGTAAAGTTGGTCAAAATCAAAGTATATACCCTGTTAAGGGAAAAAACAATTAAGATTCTATTTTGTTGGCAACATTTCGAATGCAAAACCTCTACTGTTTTCCTTTCTTCCTTGTCAGCTCATCAAGCTTGATATTTGTCAAGATTGAAAGGAAGTTGTCTAAATAAACTTATTTATCAAATGTATATTGTCTTAAAACAGTTAGGTGTTCCAAGTGAGATATTTGGATGGTGATGCACATTTTCTAAAACTGTTAAAGTTCCCTTAGTAGAAATTTGGTCGAAACAGTAAGAATGATCCAAAAGGAGCAAGGGGGACACCGCAAAtaatgaaaaatcataaaaagctATCTACAATTCGGacatgtttgatatcttgattattttcttGGAAGAATAACAACCCACAATTTATTCTTACTGGACCATTTCCGTATGCTTTTGCAAGTTTCCAAATCATCGTGCTTATGTGCTGGAATATATTGAGAGATACTTTAGGATTTCTAATATGGATACTGATAGTGTTTTGTTGTTCCAGTAAAACTGATGAAAATTTGGGAAAGTTGTTTTAatcttcttgattttttttttttgtttgcaagATGCATGTGGTTAGCATAGGAAGGTTTCTTATTTATCAGAAAGTGGAAATTGATATCAGATCGAGATTTAAATTTGTCGATACAAATTTTATGGAGCACCATATGACAGGATGTAAACtgtatctacaaaatcagtggcaAAAAAATTTTGGTGGAATGTATGCTGAATTTTACTGGATAGTTCTTCAGTTTTCTGTATGAAACATGCTACCTACCCTGGCAAAAGTTTATGGGCTTTGCTCAAGTGAAGTAGCACTCGAGAACCTGGGAATTTTACTTCTGTGGTAGTGCCTAGTTGTCGCTAGAACCACCTTTTTGCCTTGAGATAACTCACCCTCTGAAACTGGTACTTGATTCTTGTGTTGGCTTCCTGTGAACTCCGTTCAGATCATTGGCTGGTGAAATGAATTGATTTCTCAATTTTTTGCTTGATCGACATGTTGCATTATTGCCCAATCAATATGTTCTGCATCGATCAAAGCAAACTCAGTTGACTATTTGACTTGATTTCTTAGTGTTACTGCTTGATCGATGTGTTGTGCatcatttttcttcttctc
The window above is part of the Musa acuminata AAA Group cultivar baxijiao chromosome BXJ1-1, Cavendish_Baxijiao_AAA, whole genome shotgun sequence genome. Proteins encoded here:
- the LOC135613058 gene encoding nucleoside diphosphate kinase 3-like gives rise to the protein MSFQVLRSASRTARAFLSSSRTSAAPCQWRTAAAATATVFRGSARSLSSICERADYKSTSRGWVYGALSIPAAVYMLQDHQLHAAELERTFIAIKPDGVQRGLIAEIISRFERKGFKLVAIKIVVPSKEFAEKHYYDLKERPFFNGLCDFLSSGPVIAMVWEGEGVIKYGRKLIGATDPQKSEPGTIRGDLAVVVGRNIIHGSDGPETAKDEIALWFTSSELVSYTSNAEKWIYGVN